The Candidatus Anstonellales archaeon genome includes a region encoding these proteins:
- a CDS encoding helicase-related protein: MQISISLSPREYQLSIVNTILPNNNSLVVLPTGLGKTLIALLVLQHKILEGKCVILAPTKPLAKQHYETILAVTNLPPSQVALISGELRPSQRISMWKRRVCVSTPQTLKNDVESGRTDFDFVYVLFDEAHRAVGNYAYTYLAKKAWEKNCLIVGLTASPGSDKKKIEEIVSALYISNVQIRTEEDPDVKPYVKNLKLSFIPVRLPQELLAFRATISELIKKEAENLSKLGYPVKLISKKSLLKIRERLFSSNSPSKYGAISHYSTLFNLIHLSELLETQGVRAFLNYIEKLKSKKATKAILRILNASAIKKFLLSSSSLPEHPKMKKLIELISARPNEKIITFVQYRDQINFVVEELKKAGIAAERFVGKREGVTRKDQEQTIARFREGQFQVLVASSIGEEGLDIPAVDTVIFFEPIPSAIRTIQRRGRAGRAKAGNVIILFTENTRDEAYFWSARKKEKIMKHTVRRLQKEGEKKNNTEEKKTPMPRLKKTGQTLISDFLN, translated from the coding sequence ATGCAAATATCCATTTCACTATCTCCACGGGAATACCAGTTATCCATAGTCAATACCATTCTTCCAAACAATAACTCGTTAGTCGTTCTTCCTACAGGATTAGGAAAGACACTCATCGCTCTTCTTGTTCTGCAACATAAAATTTTAGAGGGAAAATGTGTAATCCTTGCACCAACAAAACCTCTTGCAAAGCAACATTATGAAACTATACTTGCAGTCACAAATCTCCCACCTTCGCAAGTAGCTCTTATTTCAGGCGAGCTACGTCCAAGTCAAAGAATAAGCATGTGGAAAAGACGCGTTTGCGTTTCTACACCCCAAACTCTAAAAAATGACGTTGAATCTGGAAGAACTGATTTCGATTTTGTCTATGTTCTTTTCGATGAAGCACACAGAGCAGTTGGAAATTATGCTTATACTTATTTGGCAAAAAAAGCGTGGGAAAAAAACTGCCTTATTGTCGGATTAACTGCCTCTCCCGGGTCAGACAAGAAAAAAATAGAAGAAATAGTCTCCGCACTCTACATCTCAAACGTTCAAATCAGAACAGAAGAAGACCCAGACGTCAAACCATACGTAAAAAATCTTAAGCTTTCATTCATTCCCGTAAGACTCCCACAAGAACTTTTAGCCTTTCGGGCCACTATCTCAGAACTAATAAAAAAGGAAGCTGAAAATCTCTCAAAGCTTGGCTATCCAGTCAAGCTTATTTCTAAAAAATCTCTCTTAAAAATAAGGGAAAGACTCTTCTCTTCAAATTCACCATCAAAATACGGAGCAATCTCCCATTACTCAACGCTTTTCAACCTCATACATCTGTCAGAGCTTCTGGAAACTCAGGGAGTTAGAGCCTTCTTAAACTACATCGAAAAGCTAAAATCAAAAAAAGCAACAAAAGCAATACTCAGGATACTCAATGCTTCGGCCATCAAAAAATTTCTTTTGTCAAGTAGTTCACTTCCAGAGCACCCAAAAATGAAAAAGCTAATAGAACTAATCTCTGCAAGGCCAAATGAAAAGATAATAACGTTTGTCCAGTACCGAGACCAAATAAACTTCGTAGTTGAAGAACTAAAAAAGGCAGGGATTGCAGCTGAGCGGTTTGTTGGAAAAAGAGAAGGTGTAACGCGAAAAGACCAAGAGCAAACTATCGCAAGATTCCGGGAAGGGCAGTTTCAAGTCTTGGTGGCTTCCTCAATCGGTGAAGAAGGCCTTGATATACCGGCAGTGGATACCGTTATCTTCTTTGAGCCAATCCCATCAGCGATAAGGACAATCCAGCGGCGCGGCAGAGCAGGACGTGCAAAAGCAGGCAACGTCATCATCCTATTTACTGAGAACACAAGAGATGAAGCCTATTTTTGGAGCGCAAGAAAAAAAGAAAAAATAATGAAGCACACTGTAAGACGCCTTCAGAAAGAGGGAGAAAAGAAAAACAACACAGAAGAGAAAAAGACACCAATGCCAAGACTAAAGAAGACAGGCCAGACGCTCATAAGTGATTTTTTAAATTAA
- a CDS encoding HAD-IC family P-type ATPase: MKIDKIHSAKLEKVYRLLSSSPEGISSQEAVNRLSKFGQNILKTQPPESPLSLFISQFKNPIISLLLIVGAIAIGIQHYEDSIGIFVAVLLAALSGFIQEYKAERSLEALKKMEKSTVRVLRDKKMSVLPSSQLVPGDVIILSEGDKVPADARLIESVNLSCDEAIISGESKPVEKQAMREHPSTPLLNSKNIIFRGTSINRGRCRAIVFATGMNTEFGKIAQTISETEKEETPLQKKMEELGQKLLAYIIILALTYLVLGVFFFKRDFNEMFLVSIIIVVMAVPEGLPTIITITLAIGMQGMAKRNAIIRKLPAVETLGSTTVICTDKTGTLTKNKIGVRRIFLPGGEYEVAGQPDSFIGEFVLSGPRQIGTLHSRLEKLIEISSLCNNASIVESDGKQTIVGDPTESALLVMAKKFGYNIESERAKSHFIWEIPFDSERKIMSVCRRHEDKKTIYVKGALEVVLKRCNRILSESGVRPLTKDDVDKIYSKNSEFSKNDLRVLAVAYKEVHSVPKRPTTRFMESSLIFVGLIGMTDPPRPEVYEAIRKCKNAGIKVIMITGDGKETAYAVAKEIEIATNENEVLEGDQIDAIPADNLVQELAKIKVIARASPHHKYQIVSSLMAAGEIVAVTGDGVNDAPAIKKANIGIAMGITGTDVAKEVSDMVLTDDNFATIVNAIEYGRRLYDNIKSFVRYQFSTNVAAILTLFSAQFWGLGIPLTVLQMLWINIIMDGPPAVALGFEPSSSDTMQRKPRDPKTPFITRNLILAILFAGVIMATGTLAVFSYYKSNEPIKAGTAAFTTFVFFQFANALNCKSQSRSLLHSLFSNKYLYIAIILAAMLHISIIYNPIFQHYFQTVSLEPNDWVIIITTSMTIIVLEEIKKFFFKSQTEY, from the coding sequence ATGAAAATAGATAAAATACATTCCGCCAAATTAGAGAAAGTATACCGACTCCTCTCATCTTCTCCGGAAGGCATCAGTTCGCAAGAAGCAGTGAATCGCCTCTCTAAATTTGGCCAGAATATACTTAAAACCCAGCCGCCCGAGAGCCCTTTATCATTATTCATTTCGCAATTTAAAAATCCAATAATCTCTCTACTATTAATTGTCGGGGCAATAGCTATCGGAATCCAACACTATGAAGACAGCATAGGCATTTTTGTTGCGGTTTTGCTTGCAGCCCTATCCGGCTTTATTCAAGAATATAAAGCAGAGCGTTCTCTTGAAGCCCTAAAAAAGATGGAGAAAAGCACAGTTCGAGTCCTTCGCGACAAAAAGATGAGCGTCCTTCCTTCATCCCAACTCGTTCCTGGCGATGTAATAATATTATCAGAAGGCGACAAAGTCCCTGCTGACGCGCGGCTCATAGAATCAGTCAACCTATCATGTGATGAGGCTATTATAAGTGGAGAATCAAAACCAGTCGAAAAACAAGCTATGCGAGAGCACCCAAGCACTCCTCTCCTCAATTCAAAAAATATCATTTTTAGAGGCACTTCAATTAACCGTGGACGATGCAGGGCAATAGTTTTTGCAACAGGAATGAATACGGAATTCGGAAAAATAGCTCAAACCATTTCAGAGACAGAGAAAGAAGAAACTCCATTGCAGAAAAAAATGGAGGAACTTGGCCAAAAGCTTTTAGCCTACATCATTATACTTGCCCTTACCTACCTAGTCCTTGGCGTTTTTTTCTTCAAGAGAGATTTTAATGAAATGTTTCTTGTAAGCATCATAATTGTAGTTATGGCCGTTCCAGAAGGCCTTCCAACCATCATAACAATTACGCTTGCAATAGGAATGCAAGGTATGGCAAAAAGAAATGCCATTATACGAAAGCTTCCTGCTGTTGAGACTCTCGGAAGCACCACCGTAATCTGCACAGACAAGACAGGAACTCTTACAAAAAACAAGATTGGTGTAAGGAGAATTTTCCTTCCGGGCGGGGAATATGAAGTAGCAGGGCAGCCTGATTCATTCATCGGAGAGTTTGTGCTTTCAGGACCACGGCAGATAGGAACCCTTCATTCACGCCTTGAAAAGCTTATCGAAATATCATCTTTATGCAATAATGCAAGCATTGTCGAAAGCGATGGAAAACAAACTATTGTAGGCGACCCAACAGAAAGCGCGCTTTTAGTCATGGCAAAAAAATTTGGATACAATATAGAATCCGAACGGGCAAAGAGCCACTTTATATGGGAAATTCCGTTTGATTCAGAACGGAAGATAATGTCGGTGTGCCGCAGACACGAAGATAAAAAAACAATTTATGTAAAAGGCGCACTTGAAGTAGTTTTGAAGAGATGCAACCGCATACTTTCTGAGTCCGGAGTCCGTCCCTTAACCAAGGATGACGTAGATAAAATTTACTCGAAAAACAGTGAATTTTCAAAAAATGATTTGCGCGTACTTGCAGTTGCATACAAAGAAGTCCATTCAGTGCCTAAGAGGCCCACTACAAGATTTATGGAATCCTCTTTAATTTTTGTAGGTTTAATCGGAATGACTGACCCGCCAAGACCTGAAGTATACGAAGCAATTAGAAAGTGCAAGAATGCCGGTATAAAAGTAATTATGATAACTGGAGATGGAAAAGAAACCGCATACGCCGTTGCCAAAGAGATTGAGATAGCCACAAACGAAAATGAGGTTTTGGAAGGCGACCAAATAGATGCAATTCCAGCTGATAATCTTGTCCAAGAGCTAGCTAAAATAAAGGTGATAGCTCGCGCATCCCCCCATCACAAATATCAAATAGTCTCCTCCCTCATGGCTGCAGGCGAAATCGTGGCTGTTACCGGAGACGGAGTAAACGATGCCCCTGCAATAAAAAAGGCAAATATAGGTATTGCAATGGGAATTACCGGGACTGATGTTGCAAAAGAAGTTTCTGATATGGTCCTAACAGATGACAACTTTGCAACAATCGTAAATGCAATTGAATATGGAAGAAGGCTCTATGACAACATTAAATCCTTTGTCCGATACCAGTTTTCGACAAACGTTGCGGCAATACTAACACTATTTTCAGCCCAATTTTGGGGTCTTGGTATCCCACTAACTGTTCTTCAGATGCTGTGGATTAACATAATCATGGACGGGCCGCCAGCAGTTGCGCTTGGATTTGAGCCTTCTTCTTCAGACACGATGCAGAGAAAACCTCGCGACCCAAAAACTCCATTTATTACAAGAAACCTAATACTTGCAATCCTTTTCGCCGGAGTTATAATGGCTACAGGAACACTTGCCGTCTTTTCTTATTACAAATCAAATGAGCCTATAAAAGCAGGGACAGCCGCATTTACAACCTTCGTTTTCTTCCAGTTTGCAAATGCGCTAAACTGCAAGAGCCAGTCACGCTCACTTCTACATTCGTTGTTCTCAAACAAATATCTCTACATTGCAATCATTCTTGCCGCAATGCTCCACATCTCCATCATCTACAACCCGATATTCCAGCACTATTTCCAGACAGTTTCTCTTGAACCCAATGATTGGGTTATAATCATCACGACATCAATGACCATAATCGTCCTTGAAGAAATCAAAAAATTCTTTTTCAAGAGCCAAACAGAGTATTGA
- a CDS encoding NAD+ synthase: MNARVKRIILKLRSYFKHAKRKKAVVGISGGVDSAVAAAICAKALGSKNVIGVILPTTITPSRDISDAKIICKLLKIKKLEADISQIALICSTVLKRILMKKLNKKTAGNIVARIRMLILYAIANELNGLVVGTGDKSEISIGYFTKYGDGACDLLPIGSLYKTEVQQIAQQLGIPKKIYCKPPSPRLWRDQTAEKELGASYEKIDSILRKLEAGIKPKELLAKRIIKLMKNSEHKKSSPPIL, encoded by the coding sequence ATGAATGCAAGAGTTAAGCGAATAATTCTTAAGCTGCGCTCATACTTCAAACATGCCAAAAGAAAAAAAGCCGTAGTCGGAATCTCCGGAGGAGTCGATTCTGCAGTTGCTGCAGCCATCTGTGCAAAAGCTCTTGGAAGTAAAAATGTTATAGGCGTCATCCTCCCAACCACCATCACCCCATCAAGAGATATTTCTGATGCCAAAATCATCTGTAAACTACTGAAAATAAAAAAATTAGAAGCAGACATAAGCCAAATAGCGCTTATCTGCTCAACTGTCCTTAAACGAATTCTTATGAAGAAACTAAACAAAAAAACAGCTGGAAACATCGTTGCAAGAATTAGGATGCTTATACTATACGCAATCGCAAACGAGCTTAACGGCTTGGTTGTAGGAACCGGAGACAAAAGCGAGATTTCAATAGGGTATTTTACAAAATATGGCGATGGCGCTTGCGACTTGCTACCTATTGGCAGCTTATATAAGACAGAGGTACAACAAATTGCGCAACAGCTTGGAATACCCAAGAAAATATACTGCAAGCCACCCTCACCAAGGCTTTGGCGCGACCAGACAGCAGAAAAAGAATTAGGCGCCAGTTACGAAAAAATAGACTCTATTTTAAGAAAACTTGAAGCTGGCATAAAGCCAAAAGAACTGCTTGCAAAAAGAATCATAAAACTTATGAAAAACTCCGAGCACAAAAAATCCTCTCCCCCTATCCTTTAA
- a CDS encoding right-handed parallel beta-helix repeat-containing protein, whose product MEISRRIVTYALFLFSLLVSITFSIDVSDCANLNTQGTTYTLISSISTNALSCFNITANSIVLDCQNFSITGTGTAQSLGKAIQTEGYDYLEIKNCRIANFSIGALLNSTIYSNVTDTIIENSTFGIFFDGRAADISGDNKVKNVQISNSSTGIHFHGSNTKYNTITLTNITNHSYVGLNLTSSSFNNLTQIVVRDKKTSTADGVSLEGSSSILINDSKFIKQDQAIWLPNGYCSLITINNSLISESSYGIDASGASLLVYSQIDNTLINSSTTYGIILTGESASYGGNKINITNSNLSKGSTGIYFYTSGSSGTYGSNIFIKNVRIYNFSSAGVSQSSNYYLGGRTYSDVYIYNNTRGIAGGVSDTYERIHVFDNKIYGILLRRNLSGTTILKDSEIYNNGDGILIGPHYSSSLALIQNTAIFNNTRWGLNGTSNNDQESVDSIGINLRNVTVYNNGEGGLWLRDMCNLSNSVVENNTGPGVYVTVYSTTPGPNISNNQINNNLGGGIKVINPSKNSIRIVNNTLISNSYFGINITYSNNTYIANNTLGLNSIDIDNKSSNISYAYDNACNNPLDFKDFGQVGCTWNYPPPIFISSCSNLTSA is encoded by the coding sequence ATGGAGATTAGCAGGAGAATAGTTACTTATGCTCTTTTTCTATTCTCTCTGCTGGTCAGCATCACCTTTTCAATAGATGTTTCAGACTGCGCAAACCTCAATACTCAAGGAACAACTTATACTCTCATCTCCTCAATCTCAACAAATGCTCTTTCCTGCTTTAACATAACTGCAAATTCAATTGTCCTTGACTGCCAGAACTTCAGTATAACCGGAACCGGCACGGCACAATCTTTAGGAAAAGCAATACAAACAGAAGGCTATGACTACCTTGAGATAAAGAACTGCCGAATAGCAAATTTCTCAATAGGGGCACTCTTAAACTCAACCATTTACTCAAACGTAACAGACACTATAATAGAAAACTCAACCTTTGGCATATTCTTTGATGGCAGGGCTGCCGATATCTCAGGAGACAACAAAGTTAAAAACGTACAGATATCAAACTCTTCTACTGGAATCCACTTTCATGGCTCCAACACAAAATACAATACCATAACCTTAACCAACATAACCAACCATTCATATGTTGGTTTAAATCTGACCTCTTCATCATTCAACAACCTTACACAAATTGTCGTAAGGGATAAAAAAACATCTACCGCTGATGGCGTCAGTCTTGAGGGAAGCTCAAGCATTCTTATTAATGATTCAAAATTCATAAAGCAAGACCAAGCAATCTGGTTACCTAATGGCTACTGCAGTCTTATCACAATAAACAATTCACTCATTTCAGAGTCTTCCTATGGAATTGACGCAAGTGGTGCTTCTCTCCTTGTGTATTCACAGATAGACAACACGCTTATAAATTCATCAACCACGTATGGCATTATACTAACTGGTGAATCTGCTTCTTATGGCGGAAATAAAATAAACATAACAAATTCAAACTTATCAAAAGGCAGTACTGGTATTTATTTTTACACCTCAGGCTCGTCTGGCACGTATGGCTCAAACATCTTCATCAAAAACGTGAGGATATACAACTTTTCTTCTGCTGGTGTTTCCCAGTCCTCTAATTACTATCTCGGTGGGAGAACATATTCTGACGTGTATATATACAACAATACAAGGGGTATAGCAGGAGGTGTAAGCGACACCTACGAGCGCATACATGTCTTTGATAACAAAATTTATGGAATACTGCTACGTAGAAACTTGTCCGGGACTACAATACTTAAGGATTCAGAAATATACAACAACGGAGACGGAATTTTAATCGGACCCCATTACTCATCTTCTCTAGCCCTCATCCAAAACACAGCAATATTTAATAACACTAGATGGGGTCTAAATGGTACTTCAAACAACGACCAGGAGTCTGTTGATTCAATAGGCATTAATCTAAGAAATGTAACAGTGTACAACAACGGAGAGGGAGGCCTATGGCTTCGGGACATGTGTAACCTCTCTAACTCTGTAGTGGAAAACAATACTGGTCCAGGCGTATACGTTACTGTGTATTCTACTACTCCTGGTCCAAACATATCTAACAATCAAATCAACAACAATTTAGGTGGAGGCATAAAGGTCATAAATCCATCTAAAAATAGCATCAGGATAGTAAACAACACTCTTATCTCAAACTCATACTTTGGAATAAACATAACATACTCAAACAACACCTATATCGCAAACAACACTCTTGGCCTAAACTCTATAGATATAGACAACAAATCCTCTAATATATCCTATGCATATGACAACGCATGCAACAATCCACTTGACTTTAAAGACTTTGGGCAGGTTGGTTGCACATGGAACTATCCCCCACCAATCTTCATATCTTCCTGCTCGAACTTAACATCGGC